In Streptomyces sp. NBC_00344, the genomic window TCGGTCCGCCACTCGTTCAGTCCGTCACATCGATCTCGCACGCCGCTGTCTCCACTCCGGCCGCGGTGATCACTCGCACCTCCACCCGCCCGGGTTCCACCTCCACCGGTACCGGCACCACCAGCACCGTGTCCGTCGGATTGGCGAAGCCCCCCTCCACCGGGACCAGCGGCACATGCACATGGACGGTCCCGATCCGGACCATCATCCGGGCCAGCCGGTCGGGTGTCCGCGCGCCCGGTGGGACGAATCCCGCACCGCGGATCTCGATGTCGTCGCCGGTGCGGATCGGTGCGTCGAGGTCTCCGGCCTCCCTGGCGCGGACGACCGAGAGGACCACGGGACGGCCGCCCTCCGCGTATTTCCCGGCGAAATAGGTCACCGCGGACACGGCCACCAGCAGGGCCAGGCCCCACGGCAGGTCGGGGAGCTGGTCGGGGCGGCGCGCCAGGCGTACTGCCGCGAAGAGCACCGCGACCGTACTCACCAGCACGTACTGCGCGTCGGCGAAGCTCCCGCGGCCGGAGTCGTCGGTCAGCAGGTCGGCGGTGCGCGGGCGGTCGGCGCGCACCTTCTGCAGTTTCTGGGCCAGCACCCGGAGAGCCACCACCCGGCGCACCACGACGGCGATCGCACAGACCAGTGCGAGTACCGTCACCAGGCCTGCGCCGCCCGCCAGATCGAGACCTTCGATGAGGGCGTTCCGCTCGGCATGGCCGGACGCGCCGGCGAGCTGGAGCGAAAGGACAAGCACCGCGAAGACGACGAGCAGCACCCACACCGCGGCGACCGCCCGTGAGGTGGAGAGACGGTTGTCCTCGCCGATCAGCGGGGCCAGCAGCCCACCGCGCAGCCGGTGAATTCCGGCCGCGCCGGTCAGCAGTCCGGCGGTGATCAGTGCGGCGAGCAGGCCGGCGGTGCGGGCCGTGCTCCAGCCCGCACCGATCGCGGTCGCCGCTTCCGCGAGGGCGAGCACCACCGCACTCCCCCACACCACCAGCAGGGTGCGCTGCCACACCTGGTGGAACCAGGCCTCACCGGCCTCCCGGCTGCGGTCCGACACCGCGCGCGCCGACTGTGTCAGCTCGTCGGACACCCACTGCCGGGACGCGCCTGTCGAGTGCGCGACGGCTCCGGGCAGCCCCTGTCCGGCCGCGAGTTCGTCCCGCTTGGCCAGGAATGCGGCGACGGCCCGCCGGTGCCCCTCGCGTGCGCCGTGCGGGCATGCGGCGCAGGTGCAGCCACTGCCGTGCGCACCGGCGTGCGTTCCGGCGTACGCGCCGTCGTCCTGCCTTGTCTCCTGCACCGCCACGAAAAAACGCCGCCCTTTCGCACCCTTGAACTTCCTTGTAATGCAAGGGAATTGTGCCGTACGGACGGAGGCGTGCACGCAGCAGGTCAGGTCAGCGCGGGTGATTGACAAACCGTCACGTTGACGGCGTGTCCGGCAGCGAGCGGCTGATCCGCCGCCACAGGGGCTGATAGTTGATCCACGCCACCAGGTCGCTGCCGAGCTGCTCCCTGGCGGCCACCGCGTTGTGGTGGTCGATCAGCACCGGTTTCCCGGCCGCCCGCGCTGCGAGCTGGACCTGGCAGCAGCGCTCCATGGTGAAGAACCACCAGGCCGCCGCGTCCACCGAGTCGCCGACGGTCAGCAGTCCGTGGTTGCGCAGGATGACGGCCTTGCGGGCGCCCAGCGTGGCGGCGATCCGCCGGCCCTCCTCCTCGTCCACGACGACGCCGCTGTACGCGTCGTAGAGCGCGTGGTCCTCGTAGAAGGCGCAGGACTCCTGGGTGATCGGATCCAGCGGCTCACCCAGCGCGGAAAGCGCCCGCCCGTGCACCGAGTGGCTGTGGGCGACAGCGACGATCCCGGGCCTGGCCCGGTGGATCTGGGCGTGGACGGCGAAGGCGGCCTGGTTGACGTGGTGCCGGCCCTGCACGACCTGCCCGTCTCCACTGGCCAGAATGAGATCGTTCGGTGTGATGTCCGCGAGGGGCATCCCGAAGGGGTTCACCCAGTAGCAGTCGGCGTAGCCGGGGTCCCGGGCGGTGATGTGACCCGAGACGCCGTCCTCGTAGCCGTGGTGGGCGAACAGCCGCAGCGCCCCGGCAAGCCGCGTCTTGCGGTAGTGGCGTTCCTCGGCGAGGGATTCGTGGACGGGCGGCATGGCGAACTGAAGTTGTTCCACCGGGATGGGGGCTGGCGTTTCAGTCATGGCCGGAAGCTACCTTGCGTTACCGCAGGTGAACAGTGTTGGGCGGCAGGAAAACGGCAGCGCCGCCGTCCGGATGCCCGGTACGGCGGCGCTGGCCGGAACTGCTGGGGACGTCACTCCCACTCAATGGTCCCCGGCGGCTTGCTCGTGACGTCGAGCACGACCCGGTTCACATCCGCGACCTCATTGGTGATGCGTGTCGAGATCTTGCCGAGCACGTCGTACGGCATCCGGGTCCAGTCCGCCGTCATGGCGTCCTCGGACGAGACCGGGCGCAGCACGATCGGGTGACCGTAGGTCCGCCCGTC contains:
- a CDS encoding class II aldolase/adducin family protein, encoding MTETPAPIPVEQLQFAMPPVHESLAEERHYRKTRLAGALRLFAHHGYEDGVSGHITARDPGYADCYWVNPFGMPLADITPNDLILASGDGQVVQGRHHVNQAAFAVHAQIHRARPGIVAVAHSHSVHGRALSALGEPLDPITQESCAFYEDHALYDAYSGVVVDEEEGRRIAATLGARKAVILRNHGLLTVGDSVDAAAWWFFTMERCCQVQLAARAAGKPVLIDHHNAVAAREQLGSDLVAWINYQPLWRRISRSLPDTPST